The Nocardioides pantholopis genome window below encodes:
- a CDS encoding flagellin N-terminal helical domain-containing protein, which yields MSLRINQNIDALNSYRNLSSTQSAQSKSLEKLSSGFRINRAADDAAGLAISEGLRSQVGGLKVAVRNAQDGISVAQTAEGALTEVHSMLQRMNDLAVQYNNGTQSTESQAALSAEFGQLHTEIERIETNTKFNGNTLFGGGERTFQTGFESTDTIDISATALAAIDVSAAVITDSNTVQTAITTISTQRAELGAIQNRFEHTINSVNVAIENLSASESRIRDTDMASEMMNLTRSQILSQAGTAMLAQANQVPQGVLQLLR from the coding sequence ATGAGTCTCCGCATCAACCAGAACATCGACGCGCTCAACTCCTACCGCAACCTGTCGAGCACCCAGAGCGCGCAGTCGAAGTCGCTGGAGAAGCTCTCCTCGGGCTTCCGGATCAACCGGGCCGCCGACGACGCCGCCGGCCTGGCGATCTCCGAGGGCCTGCGCTCGCAGGTCGGTGGCCTCAAGGTCGCCGTCCGCAACGCCCAGGACGGCATCTCGGTCGCCCAGACCGCTGAAGGCGCCCTGACCGAGGTCCACTCCATGCTGCAGCGCATGAACGATCTCGCCGTGCAGTACAACAACGGCACCCAGAGCACCGAGTCGCAGGCGGCGCTGTCGGCCGAGTTCGGCCAGCTGCACACCGAGATCGAGCGGATCGAGACGAACACCAAGTTCAACGGCAACACGCTGTTCGGCGGCGGTGAGCGCACCTTCCAGACTGGCTTCGAGAGCACCGACACGATCGACATCTCGGCGACCGCCCTCGCCGCGATCGACGTCTCGGCCGCCGTGATCACGGACAGCAACACCGTCCAGACCGCGATCACCACCATCTCGACGCAGCGCGCCGAGCTGGGTGCGATCCAGAACCGGTTCGAGCACACCATCAACTCGGTGAACGTCGCGATCGAGAACCTCTCGGCCTCCGAGAGCCGGATCCGCGACACCGACATGGCCTCCGAGATGATGAACCTGACCCGGAGCCAGATCCTGTCGCAGGCTGGCACCGCCATGCTCGCGCAGGCCAACCAGGTCCCGCAGGGCGTTCTCCAGCTCCTGCGCTGA